In one Neobacillus sp. WH10 genomic region, the following are encoded:
- a CDS encoding DUF2716 domain-containing protein translates to MSNWIELTQSDKKTVWKKVFKEFQFKPSISKFPSFIVPSPFITYDISPYGNWSGNIEEYEEIYNDLEDKSLFAFQEITNDNEYFYALDWQHLCYWVNPFLEFPRDEFNEWIIPIFPDGDYYFFLQKEFNWGFLGHPWEKTITVFGKELIQAFKKNKPRMFNTILRIG, encoded by the coding sequence ATTTCTAATTGGATTGAACTTACACAATCTGATAAAAAAACCGTATGGAAAAAGGTATTTAAAGAATTTCAATTCAAACCAAGCATTTCTAAGTTTCCGTCATTTATTGTGCCAAGCCCATTCATCACATATGATATTTCACCTTATGGAAATTGGTCAGGAAATATAGAGGAATATGAAGAGATTTATAATGACCTTGAGGACAAGTCATTGTTTGCTTTTCAGGAAATAACGAATGATAATGAATATTTTTATGCTTTAGATTGGCAACATCTTTGTTATTGGGTTAATCCCTTTTTAGAGTTTCCTAGAGACGAATTTAATGAGTGGATAATACCTATTTTCCCTGATGGGGATTATTACTTCTTTCTACAAAAGGAATTCAATTGGGGATTTTTAGGTCATCCCTGGGAAAAAACCATAACTGTATTCGGTAAGGAACTAATCCAAGCATTTAAAAAAAACAAACCTAGAATGTTTAATACTATTTTACGGATTGGTTAA
- a CDS encoding GNAT family N-acetyltransferase yields MKISKQWIQEDSDYIRKKVIEYNLSLLPDEVKQPSMNVSYMLRNEDGKIVGGITGTIFWYHLHIDYLWVDNSLRGTGYGKELLNHIEKTARENNCRLILLDSFSFQAPDFYQKFGYKVLGIVEDHPKGFKQYYLEKKLI; encoded by the coding sequence ATGAAAATATCAAAGCAGTGGATTCAAGAAGATAGTGATTATATTCGAAAAAAAGTAATTGAATATAACCTTTCATTACTACCTGATGAAGTAAAACAACCATCAATGAATGTTAGCTATATGCTTAGAAATGAAGATGGAAAAATTGTTGGGGGGATTACTGGTACGATATTCTGGTACCATTTGCATATTGATTATTTATGGGTGGATAATTCATTAAGAGGTACAGGTTATGGTAAAGAGTTATTAAATCATATTGAGAAAACGGCAAGAGAAAATAATTGCAGACTAATACTATTAGATTCTTTTAGCTTCCAGGCACCAGACTTCTATCAAAAATTTGGATATAAGGTTCTTGGAATAGTTGAAGATCATCCAAAAGGATTTAAACAGTATTATTTAGAAAAGAAATTGATCTAA
- the ltrA gene encoding group II intron reverse transcriptase/maturase → METKLLRIAELAKSDPKMKFTSLAHLLNKQTLVQCHFELPNKKATGINGTTKEQYGENLEENIEDLVSSLKSKSYRPVPVRRMYIPKLNSNKKRPLGIPEHEDKIVQKCITKILNSIYENDFLDCSFGFRPNRNCHDALKILNFYIEKRSVNYVVDVDIKGFFDNVDHTWMMEFLKPRIADPNLLRTIGRFLKGGYMEEGKKYKTDNGTPQGGVISPILANVYLHYVLDLWFEKRVRKQCNGQAYIVRYADDFVCCFQYKSEAEQFFHSLKLRLKKFNLEIAEDKTKIIPFGKFAEKNANQQGRSKPATFDFLGFTHYCGKSKQGNFRVKRKSSRKKVKGKLKETKEWLRNNRNKDIHMIMDRFKRSLIGYYNYYCITDNTPNVNNFKDKIENLLFKWLNRRSQRKSFTWDKFKLFLNKYPLPLPRIKVSIYDLRKEISYIL, encoded by the coding sequence ATGGAAACAAAACTACTAAGGATAGCAGAATTAGCAAAATCAGATCCTAAAATGAAATTTACTTCTCTTGCACATTTATTAAATAAGCAAACATTAGTTCAATGCCATTTTGAGCTACCCAATAAGAAGGCTACTGGGATTAACGGAACAACTAAAGAGCAATACGGTGAAAATTTAGAAGAAAACATAGAGGATTTAGTTAGTAGTCTTAAAAGCAAAAGCTATCGACCTGTTCCAGTAAGGAGAATGTATATTCCAAAGCTCAACTCAAACAAGAAAAGACCGTTGGGAATACCGGAACATGAAGATAAGATTGTACAAAAGTGCATTACGAAAATACTAAATTCTATCTATGAAAATGACTTTCTTGACTGTTCCTTTGGATTCCGACCAAATCGTAATTGCCACGATGCTTTGAAAATACTGAACTTCTATATTGAAAAAAGGTCAGTAAATTATGTAGTAGATGTAGATATTAAAGGATTCTTTGACAACGTTGACCACACATGGATGATGGAGTTCCTAAAACCGCGAATCGCTGACCCTAACCTACTAAGAACAATTGGTAGGTTTCTTAAAGGTGGATACATGGAGGAAGGCAAGAAATATAAGACAGACAATGGCACACCGCAAGGTGGAGTAATATCTCCGATATTAGCCAATGTATATCTCCATTATGTACTCGACCTATGGTTTGAGAAAAGGGTTAGGAAACAGTGCAATGGACAAGCATACATAGTGAGATATGCAGATGATTTTGTTTGTTGTTTTCAATATAAAAGTGAAGCGGAGCAATTCTTCCATTCATTAAAGTTAAGATTAAAGAAATTTAATTTAGAAATAGCTGAGGATAAAACTAAAATCATTCCCTTCGGGAAGTTTGCGGAGAAAAATGCAAATCAACAGGGAAGAAGTAAACCAGCAACCTTTGATTTCCTTGGTTTTACACACTACTGTGGGAAAAGTAAACAAGGAAACTTTCGAGTGAAACGGAAATCAAGCAGGAAGAAAGTCAAAGGAAAACTAAAAGAAACGAAAGAATGGTTGAGGAATAATAGAAATAAGGATATTCATATGATTATGGATAGATTTAAACGTTCATTAATAGGGTATTACAACTATTATTGCATCACTGATAATACCCCAAATGTTAACAACTTCAAAGACAAAATTGAAAACCTTCTGTTTAAATGGCTCAATAGAAGAAGTCAAAGAAAATCCTTCACATGGGATAAATTCAAACTATTTCTTAATAAATATCCGCTACCTTTACCAAGGATTAAAGTGAGCATATATGATTTAAGAAAAGAGATTAGCTATATTCTGTAA
- a CDS encoding IS110 family transposase produces the protein MKDTIKYVGLDVSKEKIAVAIADEGRDEPRYWGMIPNTPESIRKLIKKLGEKENLRVCYEAGPTGYCLYRFFLSLGIECEVIAPSLIPKKPGERIKTDRRDSIKLAKLFRAGELTSVYVPTEDDEALRDLVRAREDAKEDELRAKHRLSKFLLRNDIHPPFKGKKWTRRYREWLNTLKFERSASKVVFQEYLHHLQEIEQRVKRLEEEIKLQSTEGYHAPMIQALQSLRGIAMITATSLVAEIGSFKRFASPKKFMSYIGLIPSESSSGEIRRQGNITKTGNRHVRRLLVEAAWSYRFPPAIKGDLKKRLEGQLPNVQMISWKAQNRLHKKYFRLLSRGKSFGKALTAVARELAGFIWAVTQEIENNTIAK, from the coding sequence ATGAAGGATACCATAAAATATGTAGGTTTAGACGTTTCAAAAGAAAAAATTGCCGTTGCCATTGCAGATGAAGGTCGTGATGAGCCAAGGTATTGGGGAATGATTCCTAACACACCGGAATCCATTAGAAAGTTAATAAAAAAGCTTGGAGAAAAAGAGAATCTTCGAGTGTGTTATGAAGCTGGACCAACTGGCTATTGTTTATATCGGTTTTTTCTTAGCCTAGGAATTGAATGTGAAGTGATCGCACCATCTTTAATCCCTAAAAAACCAGGTGAGCGCATCAAAACTGACCGTAGGGATTCGATTAAACTAGCAAAATTATTCCGTGCAGGTGAATTAACGTCTGTTTATGTGCCGACAGAAGATGATGAAGCCCTTCGGGATTTAGTTCGTGCCCGTGAAGATGCCAAAGAAGATGAATTAAGAGCCAAACATCGATTATCGAAATTCCTTTTACGCAATGATATTCACCCTCCTTTCAAAGGAAAAAAGTGGACTCGTAGATATCGTGAATGGTTAAATACTCTAAAATTTGAGCGTTCTGCATCCAAAGTAGTTTTTCAAGAGTATCTGCACCATTTGCAAGAAATTGAGCAAAGGGTAAAACGGTTAGAGGAAGAAATAAAATTACAATCAACCGAAGGTTACCATGCGCCAATGATTCAAGCACTCCAATCATTAAGGGGAATAGCTATGATTACAGCTACTAGTCTTGTGGCTGAGATTGGATCATTTAAAAGATTTGCTTCTCCAAAAAAATTTATGTCTTACATTGGGTTAATTCCAAGTGAAAGTTCTAGTGGTGAAATCAGAAGGCAAGGGAATATTACCAAAACAGGAAATCGTCATGTTCGTCGTTTGCTTGTAGAAGCAGCCTGGAGTTATCGATTTCCGCCTGCTATAAAGGGGGATTTAAAGAAAAGACTCGAAGGACAGTTGCCCAATGTTCAAATGATCTCATGGAAAGCTCAAAATCGCCTGCATAAAAAGTATTTTCGTTTACTATCACGTGGAAAGTCATTTGGGAAGGCACTAACAGCCGTTGCAAGAGAATTAGCAGGATTTATCTGGGCAGTAACTCAAGAGATTGAAAATAACACTATTGCAAAGTAA
- a CDS encoding NAD(P)-dependent alcohol dehydrogenase — protein MKAIVYTKYGPPNVLQLKEIEKPIPKENEILVKVKATTVTVADIRSRSFTVPPSFWLPARIALGFRQPKKEILGMELAGEVESVGKEVKRFKEGDQVFAATLAGFGAYAEYKCLPEDGPISIKPSNITYAEAAAIPIGARTALYFLRKANIQSGQRVLVYGASGSVGTYAVQIAKYFGAIVTGVCSTTNLELVKSLGADRVIDYTTEDFSRTDETYDIIFEAVNKSSFSACKKLLKKDGTYINVTEPLPSVRMLWTKLTSSKKLLLSRNSPETSEDLNFLKELVEMGKLKVVIDRYYEFEEIVEAHRYVEKGHKKGNVVINVENNNKS, from the coding sequence ATGAAAGCAATTGTGTACACAAAGTACGGTCCCCCCAACGTTCTTCAACTGAAAGAGATAGAAAAACCGATTCCTAAAGAAAATGAAATTTTGGTAAAAGTAAAAGCGACGACCGTAACAGTAGCAGATATTCGATCAAGGAGTTTTACAGTTCCTCCCTCTTTTTGGCTGCCTGCCCGAATAGCACTTGGTTTCAGACAACCCAAAAAAGAGATTTTAGGGATGGAGTTAGCTGGAGAAGTTGAGTCAGTTGGGAAAGAGGTCAAAAGGTTTAAGGAAGGTGACCAGGTTTTTGCAGCTACTCTGGCGGGTTTTGGTGCTTATGCTGAGTATAAATGTCTACCAGAAGATGGTCCTATTTCTATTAAACCTTCCAATATAACTTATGCAGAAGCCGCTGCCATTCCAATAGGAGCACGTACAGCATTGTATTTTCTTAGAAAAGCTAATATTCAGAGCGGCCAAAGGGTTCTAGTTTATGGTGCTTCAGGAAGTGTAGGAACTTATGCAGTTCAGATTGCCAAGTATTTTGGAGCAATCGTTACTGGAGTATGTAGTACCACGAACTTGGAATTAGTAAAATCTCTGGGAGCCGACAGGGTAATTGATTATACAACAGAAGATTTTTCTAGAACAGACGAGACATATGATATTATTTTTGAAGCGGTAAACAAGAGTTCCTTTTCAGCTTGTAAGAAATTGTTAAAGAAGGACGGTACCTATATAAATGTCACTGAACCGTTGCCAAGTGTTCGTATGTTATGGACTAAATTGACAAGTAGCAAGAAATTATTATTGAGTCGAAATTCACCTGAAACTTCAGAAGACCTAAACTTCCTTAAAGAACTTGTTGAGATGGGGAAGTTAAAAGTTGTCATTGATAGGTACTATGAGTTTGAAGAGATAGTTGAAGCTCATAGATATGTCGAGAAAGGGCACAAGAAGGGAAATGTCGTCATAAATGTGGAAAATAATAACAAGTCCTAA
- a CDS encoding 2-aminoethylphosphonate aminotransferase, with protein MKKLKRNILLNPGPATTTDTVKYAQVVPDICPREKEFCEVMNYVSSELTRLVADIEEYTTVLFGGSGTAAVEAVLSSVANDGVIIIINNGVYGERMCEIAEAYRLDWVEFQSPNDCAVNLKELHEFILNFPRKVSYLAVVHNETTTGLLNDIEIIGEICREQNIQMIVDAMSSFAAIPIQMKKMNISYLIASSNKNLQGMAGLSFVIAKKIELLKQKELQPANYYLNLYAQYQYFIKTGQMRFTPPVQTIYALKQAIIELKKEGIEERYKRYSMLWEMLVAGLSRLGLKHLILKNNHSKIITAIKEPDCAAYDFNHMHDYFYENGVTIYPGKLNNLKSFRIANIGDLSSDDMELFLTLLEKYLQKIGCYSRKDLNQNGEN; from the coding sequence ATGAAAAAGTTGAAAAGGAACATATTATTAAATCCAGGTCCCGCTACGACCACCGATACAGTTAAATATGCACAAGTAGTTCCTGATATTTGCCCCCGTGAAAAAGAATTCTGCGAAGTTATGAATTACGTGTCCTCTGAACTGACAAGGCTTGTCGCCGATATCGAGGAGTATACAACTGTATTATTCGGAGGATCTGGGACTGCCGCGGTAGAAGCTGTTTTAAGTTCTGTTGCGAATGATGGTGTAATTATTATTATTAATAACGGTGTATACGGGGAACGCATGTGTGAAATTGCAGAAGCGTATCGACTTGATTGGGTTGAATTTCAAAGTCCCAATGATTGTGCGGTTAACCTAAAAGAGCTTCATGAATTTATTCTAAATTTCCCTAGAAAAGTTTCCTATTTAGCAGTCGTTCATAACGAAACAACAACCGGGTTATTGAATGATATTGAAATAATTGGGGAGATCTGCAGAGAGCAAAATATTCAAATGATTGTAGATGCGATGAGTTCATTTGCAGCCATTCCTATCCAAATGAAAAAAATGAACATTAGCTATCTTATTGCCAGCTCAAATAAAAATCTCCAGGGAATGGCGGGTCTCTCATTTGTCATCGCTAAGAAAATTGAATTACTAAAACAAAAGGAATTACAGCCTGCCAATTACTATTTAAACCTATACGCGCAATATCAATACTTTATCAAGACTGGTCAAATGCGTTTTACCCCTCCCGTTCAGACAATCTATGCTCTAAAACAAGCGATCATAGAATTAAAAAAGGAAGGAATTGAGGAAAGGTATAAGCGATATAGTATGCTATGGGAAATGTTAGTAGCAGGCCTTTCGAGGTTAGGTTTAAAACATCTTATCTTAAAAAACAACCATTCAAAAATAATAACTGCTATTAAAGAGCCTGATTGTGCTGCATATGACTTCAACCACATGCATGATTATTTTTACGAAAATGGGGTTACCATCTATCCTGGTAAGCTAAATAATTTAAAATCATTTAGAATAGCGAATATTGGTGACCTTTCTTCAGATGATATGGAATTGTTTCTAACATTATTAGAGAAGTATTTACAAAAAATAGGTTGCTACTCAAGGAAAGATTTGAATCAGAATGGTGAAAATTAG
- the aepY gene encoding phosphonopyruvate decarboxylase, which yields MLETTTFGNHLKALGFDFYTGVPCSFLKDLINYSINESNYIAAANEGDAVAIAAGAYLGGRKPVVLMQNSGLTNAISPLSSLTYPFQIPILGFVSLRGEPGLHDELQHKLMGEITVKMLDLMQIKWEFLSPVDHVAMKQIQKAADFIEKQETFFFVVKKGTFTREKLNHDLCEKSENKRITRKTAVDEMPSRYETLRIINQFKDDNTIQLATTGKTGRELNEIEDAANNLYMVGSMGCVSSLGLGLAYTRNDKDVVIMDGDGAILMRMGSLATNGFYHPENMLHILLDNHSHDSTGGQRTVSNNVSFVEIAAASGYQNAYYVHSLEELQAKIVEWKKTKGLTFLYLKISPGSKQNLGRPKISPAEVKARLQLFINTK from the coding sequence ATGCTAGAGACAACAACGTTTGGAAATCACCTTAAAGCGCTTGGTTTTGACTTTTACACTGGTGTGCCTTGCTCATTTTTAAAAGACCTAATCAATTATTCTATCAATGAAAGTAATTATATTGCTGCAGCAAATGAGGGTGATGCGGTCGCTATAGCTGCGGGAGCATATTTAGGAGGGAGAAAACCAGTTGTTTTAATGCAAAACTCAGGATTAACCAATGCTATTTCTCCGTTATCGTCATTAACTTATCCCTTTCAAATCCCAATCCTCGGGTTCGTTAGCCTGCGGGGAGAACCAGGACTGCATGATGAACTCCAGCATAAGCTAATGGGTGAAATTACAGTAAAAATGTTGGATTTAATGCAAATAAAATGGGAATTTTTATCTCCAGTAGACCATGTGGCAATGAAGCAAATTCAAAAAGCTGCCGATTTCATAGAGAAACAAGAAACCTTTTTCTTTGTTGTCAAAAAAGGGACATTTACAAGGGAAAAATTAAATCATGACTTATGTGAGAAAAGTGAAAATAAGAGAATAACTCGGAAAACAGCTGTTGATGAAATGCCAAGTCGTTATGAAACTTTAAGGATCATCAATCAATTTAAAGATGACAACACCATCCAGCTTGCGACAACTGGTAAAACTGGTCGAGAATTAAATGAAATTGAAGATGCTGCAAACAATTTATATATGGTCGGCTCCATGGGATGTGTGAGTTCCCTAGGACTCGGATTAGCGTATACCCGAAACGATAAAGACGTCGTTATCATGGATGGAGATGGTGCCATTCTAATGAGGATGGGAAGTCTGGCGACAAATGGGTTTTACCATCCTGAAAATATGCTTCACATATTGCTGGATAATCACTCTCATGATTCAACCGGAGGGCAGCGTACCGTTTCCAATAATGTTAGCTTTGTTGAGATTGCAGCCGCTAGTGGCTATCAAAACGCATACTATGTACACAGTTTAGAAGAGCTCCAAGCAAAAATAGTAGAATGGAAGAAAACAAAAGGACTCACTTTTTTATATTTAAAAATTTCCCCAGGGTCCAAACAAAATCTTGGACGCCCCAAAATATCACCAGCAGAGGTGAAAGCTCGTCTACAACTATTTATTAATACCAAATGA
- the aepX gene encoding phosphoenolpyruvate mutase: MKKTTQLKDILSSPKLDFLMEAHNGLSAKIVEEAGFKGIWASGLSISASMGLRDNNEASPTEVLDILEYMSDATDIPILLDGDTGYGNFNNARRLVKKLEQINIAGVCIEDKLFPKTNSFINGESQPLTTIEEFSGKIKAMKDTQLDKDFMVVARVEAFIAGCGLKEALNRAEAYRKAGADAILMHSKKSSIEEIEMFMKEWSGRHPVVIVPTKYYNTPTEQFRKLRINTVIWANHNLRAVVKAMQIISKQIFQEESLIRVENQIVSVEEIFRLQNAEELQRSEKKYLPGTTKKGQIGEVGD, encoded by the coding sequence ATGAAGAAGACTACTCAACTGAAGGATATACTTAGTTCTCCTAAACTGGATTTTTTAATGGAAGCCCATAATGGACTATCAGCGAAGATTGTAGAAGAAGCTGGTTTTAAAGGAATTTGGGCCAGCGGCCTTTCCATTTCTGCTTCAATGGGGCTTAGAGATAATAATGAAGCTTCTCCGACGGAAGTATTGGATATCCTAGAATATATGAGTGATGCGACAGATATACCAATACTTTTAGATGGGGATACAGGGTATGGAAACTTTAATAATGCCAGGAGGCTTGTTAAGAAACTCGAACAAATTAATATAGCGGGAGTTTGTATTGAGGATAAACTTTTTCCGAAAACGAACTCGTTTATAAATGGAGAATCACAGCCTCTTACTACAATTGAAGAATTTTCAGGAAAAATTAAAGCAATGAAAGATACTCAGCTGGATAAAGATTTCATGGTTGTTGCAAGAGTAGAGGCGTTTATTGCTGGATGTGGCCTCAAAGAAGCATTAAATAGGGCGGAGGCATATCGGAAAGCAGGAGCAGATGCTATTTTAATGCATAGTAAAAAATCTTCAATAGAAGAAATAGAAATGTTTATGAAGGAATGGAGTGGAAGGCATCCAGTTGTCATTGTTCCTACGAAGTATTATAACACTCCAACCGAACAGTTTAGAAAATTACGAATAAATACTGTTATTTGGGCGAATCACAACTTAAGAGCAGTGGTGAAAGCTATGCAAATCATTTCAAAACAAATTTTCCAAGAGGAAAGCCTTATCCGTGTAGAAAATCAAATTGTAAGTGTTGAAGAAATTTTTCGGCTTCAAAATGCTGAGGAGCTTCAAAGATCAGAAAAAAAATATCTGCCTGGAACAACGAAAAAAGGGCAGATCGGGGAAGTAGGTGATTGA
- a CDS encoding IS110 family transposase, with the protein MNYNQNEKIAQITSQTLIIGVDIAKYKHVARAQDFRGLEVSAPLYFENTNSSFNCFIEWIKNLMVQNKMDKVIVGMEPTGHYWLNLAHFLKEQNIKFVVVNPMHVKKSKELDDNSPTKNDVKDARVIAQLVKDGRYAEPNIPQGVYAELRVARKIRDLLAVDLQAVQGQIHNWIDRYFPEFLTVFKAWEGKSAIQLLKLNLLPHELVILSEQEILVHLRKAVKRAVGLSKIKELKQVATESIGIREGSDMAKLELSTLIDKYELIKEKFEELESNIDKLLEQVPGVEQMLAIKGIGKDTIAGFYAEVGDLGNYTHPRQIIKLAGLSLKENTSGKHKGQTKITKRGRKTLRALLFRVAMPLVAKNTAFKALHEYFTKRPDNPLKKMQSLIAICNKLIRILFTIGKKKCEFSEERMLRDIPHMAALQIAA; encoded by the coding sequence ATGAATTATAACCAAAATGAAAAGATTGCTCAAATTACTTCTCAAACATTAATTATAGGTGTTGACATTGCTAAATACAAGCATGTGGCAAGAGCCCAAGATTTTAGAGGTTTAGAAGTTTCGGCACCATTATACTTTGAAAATACAAATTCTAGCTTTAACTGTTTCATAGAGTGGATTAAAAATTTAATGGTTCAAAACAAAATGGATAAAGTGATTGTAGGAATGGAGCCGACAGGTCATTATTGGCTAAATTTAGCTCACTTCCTTAAAGAACAAAATATCAAGTTTGTAGTCGTAAATCCTATGCATGTTAAGAAAAGTAAAGAGTTAGATGATAATTCTCCAACTAAAAATGATGTAAAGGATGCTAGAGTTATTGCACAATTGGTCAAAGACGGGAGATATGCAGAACCGAACATTCCGCAAGGAGTTTATGCAGAACTCCGAGTGGCTCGAAAAATACGTGATCTCCTAGCTGTTGATCTTCAAGCAGTTCAGGGGCAAATTCATAATTGGATAGACCGCTACTTTCCAGAATTCCTTACGGTATTTAAAGCTTGGGAAGGTAAGTCGGCGATCCAATTATTAAAACTAAATTTATTGCCACATGAGCTAGTCATCCTATCGGAACAAGAAATATTAGTACATCTTCGAAAAGCTGTTAAACGTGCAGTGGGACTCAGTAAAATAAAAGAGCTAAAGCAGGTTGCCACCGAGTCTATCGGCATTCGTGAAGGTTCGGATATGGCTAAATTAGAGCTAAGCACGTTAATAGACAAATATGAGCTAATAAAGGAAAAGTTCGAAGAACTGGAATCTAACATAGATAAACTTCTTGAACAAGTTCCAGGCGTTGAACAAATGTTGGCGATTAAGGGAATAGGCAAAGATACGATTGCAGGCTTTTATGCGGAGGTAGGAGACCTAGGCAACTACACCCACCCTAGGCAGATTATCAAATTGGCTGGGCTTAGCCTGAAGGAAAATACATCTGGAAAGCACAAAGGACAAACCAAAATTACAAAAAGAGGAAGGAAGACTCTAAGAGCACTCCTTTTTCGAGTAGCAATGCCTTTAGTCGCTAAAAATACTGCTTTTAAAGCATTACACGAGTATTTTACAAAACGCCCAGATAATCCTTTGAAGAAAATGCAATCGTTAATTGCAATATGTAATAAGCTCATAAGAATTCTGTTTACCATCGGTAAAAAGAAGTGTGAATTTAGTGAAGAACGTATGTTAAGGGACATTCCTCATATGGCGGCATTACAGATAGCAGCTTAA
- a CDS encoding type II CAAX endopeptidase family protein: MSREKKLKKPVASFILITNIIFLPLFCLVGAIKILGFPTWVFDVVRCISAWSSTFAFAILFKKIYPGQSFIYFVKNKFKTKLKFSVILSVSTIQAFIFMLILFLVLNNSEVDSIFTISSWGMLFYYFLKNLLSGPLGEELGWRGFAQVELQKKHSPLKASIIIGFWWGMWHLPIWFTTGFMGMDLIKYVLFFMISIVSTTIIMAAFYNLNQNLIIPIIIHQFFNFFIGLINGNLIDLIMYNAIFYLVVAVLIIIINPKKVLYGKKATNIINGNHYMIQ, encoded by the coding sequence ATGAGTAGAGAAAAGAAGCTAAAAAAGCCAGTAGCAAGTTTTATTCTAATAACCAATATCATTTTTTTGCCACTTTTTTGTCTTGTAGGGGCCATAAAGATATTGGGATTTCCTACATGGGTTTTTGATGTCGTGCGCTGTATATCAGCTTGGTCTTCAACCTTTGCTTTTGCAATACTATTTAAAAAAATCTATCCTGGGCAGAGTTTTATATATTTTGTTAAAAATAAATTCAAGACTAAACTTAAATTTTCTGTGATCCTTTCTGTAAGTACGATTCAAGCCTTCATATTTATGCTGATTTTGTTTCTCGTATTGAATAATAGTGAAGTAGACTCTATTTTTACTATATCTTCATGGGGAATGCTGTTCTATTACTTTTTAAAAAATCTTCTGTCAGGGCCTCTAGGTGAAGAATTAGGGTGGAGAGGTTTTGCTCAAGTTGAGCTTCAAAAGAAGCATTCACCATTAAAAGCTTCGATAATCATAGGATTTTGGTGGGGTATGTGGCATCTACCCATATGGTTTACTACAGGGTTTATGGGCATGGATTTGATCAAATATGTTCTATTCTTTATGATTTCGATCGTATCTACTACGATTATCATGGCAGCATTTTATAATTTAAATCAGAATTTAATCATCCCAATCATCATCCATCAATTCTTTAATTTTTTTATTGGCTTAATAAACGGAAACTTAATCGATTTAATCATGTATAACGCAATTTTTTATTTAGTAGTAGCAGTTTTAATCATCATTATCAATCCAAAGAAAGTATTGTATGGCAAGAAAGCTACAAACATTATTAATGGAAATCATTACATGATTCAGTGA
- a CDS encoding MerR family transcriptional regulator: MYTVGHVAKFLGVSRDTLKFYEEKELVKPKQNSENGYRKYNHFDIYDITTVNFYREIDIEIKKIQELRKGKSIEGIQSLLEEKEKEVLEKIEYKKLLLKKLQVVKEDCEKIKQFLGVYAVKEMKPLEIKGEIEHFTAYDEYDTLKESTDSLKKAVILTSLRRVIRFNEEGILEDKFIIVRKVEDCDKAIEGEILSHPKCIYTVVEDGRWSTGGKNTDHKVEASLRKVAKEKGYELLGLVYINLLLTTYEDGLERIFLEIYVPIK; the protein is encoded by the coding sequence ATGTACACAGTTGGACATGTAGCTAAATTTTTAGGTGTATCTAGAGATACCTTAAAATTTTATGAGGAAAAGGAATTAGTAAAGCCAAAGCAAAATAGTGAGAATGGGTATAGAAAATATAATCATTTTGATATATATGATATAACAACAGTAAATTTCTATAGAGAAATAGATATTGAAATAAAAAAAATACAAGAATTAAGAAAAGGTAAGAGTATAGAGGGAATACAATCATTATTAGAAGAGAAGGAAAAAGAGGTTTTAGAGAAAATAGAATATAAAAAACTACTGTTAAAAAAGCTTCAGGTCGTAAAAGAAGATTGCGAAAAAATTAAACAATTTCTAGGTGTATACGCAGTAAAAGAAATGAAGCCTTTAGAAATAAAAGGAGAAATAGAGCATTTTACTGCATATGATGAATATGACACTCTAAAAGAAAGCACAGACAGTTTAAAAAAAGCAGTGATTCTCACATCTTTAAGAAGAGTCATACGTTTCAATGAAGAAGGTATTCTTGAAGATAAATTTATCATTGTAAGAAAAGTAGAAGATTGTGATAAAGCAATAGAAGGTGAAATTCTATCTCATCCAAAATGTATTTATACAGTTGTTGAAGATGGAAGATGGTCAACGGGTGGAAAAAATACTGATCATAAAGTGGAAGCTAGTTTAAGAAAAGTAGCAAAAGAAAAAGGGTATGAACTTTTGGGGCTTGTTTATATAAATCTATTACTTACCACTTATGAAGATGGACTTGAACGTATTTTTTTAGAAATTTATGTACCTATAAAGTGA